The Vespula pensylvanica isolate Volc-1 chromosome 17, ASM1446617v1, whole genome shotgun sequence genomic interval AGTTTCTACTTTGACAACTCATGTTAGTCAAGGATTATTGCTTTTGGAAGAGACAATAAATGTATCGGATGCCTTGCAGTTGCAAATGATACAAAATACtcaagaagtagaagaagaagaagttgtaATTCctggtataatatattattactatattactgttatatcatatattatatcataagtttataaatttctaatgtaTATTTGTGCTTACAGAAAAAGAGTCTAAAGAAACAGAATCTAATCTGTCTCAAGGACCTTTTGGTTTAAGTAGTTTTTTATTTGGAGTTTCATCCATTACAAAACTAGTTGAATCGACTGGTAGCAAAGTTATGACCAGTGGTTTAGATACCTTAGAAGCAATAGGTAAAAAGACAATGGAAGTTCTACAAGAAGGTGATCctggtttaaaaaaaaagagagcatTTTTTATgacagaagaaaataaaccAAATTTATCTCAAATACTtagagaagcaaaagaaaaagcagcATCTGAAGAAAAAACTATTGAAGAGAAACAGTTGGCAAGAAAGATTCACTTCGAATCTTTATTTGATGATTATCAAGGTCTGGTTCATCTAGAAGCATTAGAAATGTTGTCAAAGCAGTGTAATATAAAGATTCAAGGATATCTGATAAATCTTGACGCGGAAGATTTGGTGTCCTTGCAAGAAACATTAGAAGAAGTTAAAGAGTTATGTGATTTagatgacgaagaaaataaatcagaaaataaaaaagatctcaAAAGTCGTTTGGCTGATGCTTGCCaagaattagaaattattattacatatgaaAAACTTGAAGATGTaagcaaatattattatgatataaaaattgttatttacttATAGCAAGAATATCTTTTGTAGGTTTGGAATGAAGTTAAATCTAGTTCATATCTTGCCTCGCCCATGTCTCATACGAATCTGGAGATCTTTCAATGTGCTATTTCTACTATAGCAAAGTTTACAGCAGTTAGTGTGGAAAGGTTTCATAAAACTGcagaattacttttaattaaagaaagacgTAGTACTGCAAGTGAAGCAGATGCACTTGTTCGACTAACACATATCTTAACAGATGAGATTAGTTTACTGGCTACACATTTCTCCGAtgtattaaatgaatttattaaaatgtctAACAATGCAGACagtattaatgataatataacaaCAATCTTTTTTGAAGTAagtttatgtgtgtatgtatatatgtatacatatatacttattctttatttatttatttattataaattacttaattttatattatcattactaatatttaattttttattcgttcaggCTGAAAATGCAAGTTCGTACATTCAAGATGCTTTTAAATTGTTAATTCCAATCTTACAAGTTGGTGCTCTTTAAATGGTAAATGCAGTATTTgttactaaataaaaaatacatgatAAAATAGAACTATTAAGTACTCAAGAGATcagtaaattaatataatgatttttttcatataaaatagatcaaaattatgaaatcattttttttttaaatctaatttcCTAATTCCATAGAGTGTATTATGTCTAATCTACTATTGAgttattcttataaatattaaaaagtaattaaaatattttcattttcaggATGATTATCTTGTGATAATGATTTGTTTAAATAGAACAATGCAGGTTCGTATATGAGAAAACGATAGATTGATTTAAGtgtaaatatgatataatgaaaatttatataaaatatctatttcaattattttatatatcagcATTAAGGTGATggtttataaatatgtatattattttttagatcTTCTTATGCACTTTGTATTCATTATTAACAAAGATAATCATGTATGAAACTCATATTCCAATAACGAAAAAGATGTctgaaaatttatcttatgtttaatatttttatgaattatgaaaataaaaaagaaaaaggaaaaatgtaaaattaatgtttCCCTCTTTTATTTCCAATCGGTGGTTTTTGCAGTTGGAAACTCGAATTTGATTCAATTGTTGACAAAGGTGCAGTAAGATTTGTTGGCGCGTTGAAGTTCAAGCTTGCTGTTGGTGGCTTGACAGATGAATCTATGGTTGTATTTATAGCAGAAGGGACTGGTGTTGTAGTTCCCCAAACTGCAACAACATAGTTACTAATCAAAACGAGTTCATCAAAAGATCATGGTAAACTTAAATGCACGTACATTAGCTGAAGCTGTTGGATGTTTTCCATGAATTCATAGAATCATTAATGAGTGTTACACATTATCTGCAGGTTTAATCCATAATTGAtatgtaatagaaataatcaGCAAAAATTGCTAATGTAACTACTACAATTTTTTCCTAGATTTGAATAATTCCTGAATTACATAAACTACATCTTACCCATCTTTACACTTACGCTAAAGATTCTGCTAGTTAAGAGATACTAGCAGAAATATTATCTTCACATACAAATTTTACCACCACTTCTTGAATAATGcaagtattattatatcaactTTGATGGTAAAGCAGGAGCACTTAAAGCATACATAAAATACACAGCCATTCCTTAAGAAGCAAAAGACaaaacttttcatttctttttcttagttaatatatatatatatatatatatatatatatatatatatatatatatatatacccaaatacaatattttatatctgacAAACACAAGTTCGCTcccaaaatattatatagaaaagctCCATAATTTTTCCCATAGTTTGtatcacaaaaaagaaagtaaaattcaATACCTCAATAACTAAAATACAGCCTCTACTTTTCCCCTGCAAAcgcaaaattaaaatcaaataataaaaataatatgtataaacaaacaaaaaatatatatatgtattatatataaaaaagacaaatcaCAGAGCAGATTCATGTCTTGTATATATTACGTCTACAGTACTTAATAAGGACGTTAAATGTTAGTAATTTCTACCTTACACTAGATCCACGCAAGACCTGAAGGTAGGACATGTTTATGGGAAAGTTGTAACAACGAGAACACACGTTGTCTTGGGAGTTTGTCTTTAGcgtgaaattaaattagtaTTGCAATGTATTGTAAATCGGTCACATAATTAGTTACCTAGAGGATTTCGCGCATCATAACTGGTTGCTTGAGCGGTATTCAATGCTGTTGAAGATAGGAAGCTTCTGTTGCCTAttgaaatcaaattatttgaatttctaatataatacgCATTTCTCGTTACAAAAATGACGTTCTACCTGGACTAAAAGGTGTTGGACCACTAGTAATTCTTCCTATAGTGTTCCGCAATGATTTGTCATTTGTCTTAACATCATCAAAAACATTTGTGTTATCTTTTAACacgtattttctaaaatttaaatattgttcCTTTTGTTGTTGTACTTTTGAATGTACACCTTGCAATTTTCCAGCAACAGCAACTAAAGACTCATGAAGTTTACTCATAGCCATAGTTAATTCTACAAgaaaatcgtataatttttatgtttttttataatcaatgttatttttaaactattaataaattataccttGTGGAGTTAAGGTCTTTGGTGTCATCATAGTTTGTATATGTTTTTCTGTTGTTTCAATTTGAGATCTAAATAACATTAAGTCATGTTCGAAATTCTCAGTTAATTCCATGAAAAATAGAAGCGGcgcattattttcatattgtaAGCCAGGTGGTGTATCGTTTGTTCTTTGAGCTATTTCCGCATTTTGTAATGCTTTTGCTGTATCTTGCTTTAACTTATCGGCAAAAGCACGATCTCGTTGAACAGATCCTGCTAATGTAGTTAAAATTTCCATTAATGATGCAGTATCCTCTGCACAGCGATTTAATGGTCTCGCAGAACCTCTTGCTATATCAGAAGATAAAACCTTCTGAGTTTTTACAAATTCTctgatttaaacaaaaatattttgaggttatatacatttgtttatagtaatataattagtcaaataattcatttcttattaCTTGAATTTATCTATGGTTTGCATCAGTTCATttggtaataaattttcttttgcagCTGTTGGACTATTGCTTCCTTGGGAAAGACCTTTATTATTAACAGAAACATCTAATCCACCTAATCCTCTACTTGTGGTCGAGGTCGTAGTCGTAGTGGTTGTTAATTTTGTACCTACTAAACCACCACTACTAATAGAACCAAACAAAGATGCTGTAAATACCAATCGTCACTAAAGTACAGTTATTTTTGGTTTAATTATCATGCCCTAATTTATTATGCGATATTACGTGCACTAGTAGCAGTTCCAAACATTAAACCTCCCGTCGCAGGTGTAGTATTTAAAGGTCCTTTTAATGTTGTGTTTTGAGCAGGTGTTCCAAAATTACGCCCTGTAAATAAAGGGGCAGAAGTAGTTGgagttgaaaataaattaggcGTTGCCGTTGTCGTGACTGTTCCTGCTCCTAACAAGGTGGTAGCTGGTTGACTTGGTGCAGAAGTTGCCGGTGTTGCTCCGAAACCAAAGGTTAGGCCAGTAGTAGTAGCTGGAGTTGATGTTCCGAATGTTAACCCAGTTGCTGGAGTTGTTGAAGTAAAGGACGTGCTATTTAAGTCAATATCATCACCGATATAAGTCGTAATATCATTAACTTATAAATACGAATTTCAATGTAAGAGGTTAAGATATTAAGAGGTTAATTAAATCACATACCTTTGAGTTCCGAATCCAAAACCTGAACTACTCGACGTTATAGTAGGCGTTCCAAATGTAAAGGAAGACATTTTTACACATTAAACTTACTTGTAAAgcagaaataattaatcttataaATCTACAATACACAACACTCTGTCACTTTACACGGTAGTCTGAACTCTTCGAAATCATCTATGTTTTGATTGGTCTACAGAATTGCCCTCTATAGGAAATTTATAGAActaaacttttaaatattatgcaTTAAATACGTACTTTTTgcaattttaaacaaaaaattaattaataataaattatttgtatatataaaaacaagacGATTACAacaatatcgaaattatataattattatttatattttttcttgtaattcgCGAAATTTTGTAAAGAACCAAtcagcttttttcttttgcgcaCTAATACCATATTTTTCAAGTAACTACTTTCAATTCGAGAATCAGTTGAACCGTTTATTACGTGCGGAAAACATAGAGGtgtatgatttaattttttcttctcccgaTTGTAAAAggtataaacaaaattatcccACATAATATTTCTGTATAACACATAAATGTACAATTCTAATCTCAATAAAgtatgaaaaaagtaaaatagatgTAACACTATTACAGAAGCAAACGATCATCAAATCTTTTGGCGGTCTGTCTTGGACGTCATTATTACGCAGTTAGGTACAACAAATTATAAAGCAGTTACAAGTTAAAGTTTTCATCATAATTAgaggtaattaaaataatatctaatatcgctatctatctttcttcgacATTATATACGATGATTAGAAAAACAGACAAAcgttttataatgattataataaactagatatatacacatatatctatctatctatctatctatctatatatatatatatatatatatatatatatatatatatataacatataatcaCGCTCTCAACGACAATGGTAACACCATTAAACGTTGATTGAATTTAAGGAAGATATacgataatacaaaaaaaaatatagataatatttcgatttattattaaacgtgCCTACGTGATACAAATCAGGGGACAACACAATTTCATATTATCATctttaaatgtattaaatacgttttttttttcttttcctttttttttcttccttgcgTGTACGTGACAAagttctaattaattatacagcTTATCTATAGGAAATGGGGTTATTTCAACGAAGTTTACCAGATCGGTACATAGTAGACTATCACAAAGTTGATTGCTGGTTCGATTTCGTACGTGGCGTTGAATTCGTACGTGGGCGTTTCTAAAATGATCACAGTCGTGTGTTGAACAAGACTAAAAGagctctctcctccttcttctctctttcttctctctatttctttctatctctctctctccatctttttttattcttttcgaaaagaatttcgCCAGATTATATCCGATagactctttttttttagacttATACATTATTGTAACATTCCGGGCTCTTTGACCACTAATAAAATCGTTTCCAtcttgtttatattatacaatttacaGTACAAACCGTTATAAATCACTTTCAACACGTTTCGCacataattctttctctttcttttctatctttcattattctcttttctttattctcatcGTACCCAAAAAGCGTATAATCCGATCCCgtttgaaagaaacaaaaagcagGAAAGGCGATTAAACGCTTGTACCTAGTTTTAGAAGACACCCGGTATAATATTTACGctgtaaaacatttttacagAGTAAAATGAGTCGCTCCGGTGATCATGAAATATGATTGACAcgacaatattattttttctatcatacAAATACAATGAGACAGCGTGTGCGCgcattttatgtatgtatgtatgtacgtatccatatatatatgtatgtatgttatatgttTATGCATGTCCAGTGTTTTGTATGCTTGTGTCTTTTTTTATGGggttcatttctctctctctctctctctctctctctctctctctctctctctctctctctctcactcactcactcactcactcactcacacacactcactcactcactcacacacacacacacacacacacacacacacacacacattaaagaatatattattcctAGGTACTTTTGCGATGCCGTGCGATTATTCTAAATATTCAATTGGATGTAAAGATATCAACAATGCCGTGCTAATATTAATACCAACGATATAggcgtatatatttttacgtttaagtttcgattttttccaacaaattattttccttttctatcatttctctctctctctctctttctctctctctctctctctatctatctttcctctcgattaacaaataataacgatgcagtattgttct includes:
- the LOC122635119 gene encoding protein FAM114A2, with protein sequence MATSESDDFESADEELAHNVTSKVNVEDTRWPGMQSVVDSESDDDTECIPQLPRKNILIYEKPRFRSFPREVANSEEKLTTLKDTPTKECNDEESKVSAEKMQEIVSTADIVTETTVIKDNTLETCAMNQENSIEVTSKNISTTSLKEEKLPRSRRSADGPRKLGVKKLGTKIKKESEITPNTTENVKENISTKNVISKQSIKEIDVVSNISSNKDLSEVDMPEELKSNKKFKEIFKPQGWEKIGNNIELVEDLTEQKIQPVLDRLSLDDKDTENSLWANWGSWGVSSLINTASAGVSTLTTHVSQGLLLLEETINVSDALQLQMIQNTQEVEEEEVVIPEKESKETESNLSQGPFGLSSFLFGVSSITKLVESTGSKVMTSGLDTLEAIGKKTMEVLQEGDPGLKKKRAFFMTEENKPNLSQILREAKEKAASEEKTIEEKQLARKIHFESLFDDYQGLVHLEALEMLSKQCNIKIQGYLINLDAEDLVSLQETLEEVKELCDLDDEENKSENKKDLKSRLADACQELEIIITYEKLEDVWNEVKSSSYLASPMSHTNLEIFQCAISTIAKFTAVSVERFHKTAELLLIKERRSTASEADALVRLTHILTDEISLLATHFSDVLNEFIKMSNNADSINDNITTIFFEAENASSYIQDAFKLLIPILQVGAL
- the LOC122635121 gene encoding nucleoporin p58/p45-like isoform X1, which gives rise to MSSFTFGTPTITSSSSGFGFGTQSTSFTSTTPATGLTFGTSTPATTTGLTFGFGATPATSAPSQPATTLLGAGTVTTTATPNLFSTPTTSAPLFTGRNFGTPAQNTTLKGPLNTTPATGGLMFGTATSAPSLFGSISSGGLVGTKLTTTTTTTSTTSRGLGGLDVSVNNKGLSQGSNSPTAAKENLLPNELMQTIDKFKEFVKTQKVLSSDIARGSARPLNRCAEDTASLMEILTTLAGSVQRDRAFADKLKQDTAKALQNAEIAQRTNDTPPGLQYENNAPLLFFMELTENFEHDLMLFRSQIETTEKHIQTMMTPKTLTPQELTMAMSKLHESLVAVAGKLQGVHSKVQQQKEQYLNFRKYVLKDNTNVFDDVKTNDKSLRNTIGRITSGPTPFSPGNRSFLSSTALNTAQATSYDARNPLVWGTTTPVPSAINTTIDSSVKPPTASLNFNAPTNLTAPLSTIESNSSFQLQKPPIGNKRGKH
- the LOC122635121 gene encoding nucleoporin p58/p45-like isoform X2 is translated as MSSFTFGTPTITSSSSGFGFGTQSTSFTSTTPATGLTFGTSTPATTTGLTFGFGATPATSAPSQPATTLLGAGTVTTTATPNLFSTPTTSAPLFTGRNFGTPAQNTTLKGPLNTTPATGGLMFGTATSAPSLFGSISSGGLVGTKLTTTTTTTSTTSRGLGGLDVSVNNKGLSQGSNSPTAAKENLLPNELMQTIDKFKEFVKTQKVLSSDIARGSARPLNRCAEDTASLMEILTTLAGSVQRDRAFADKLKQDTAKALQNAEIAQRTNDTPPGLQYENNAPLLFFMELTENFEHDLMLFRSQIETTEKHIQTMMTPKTLTPQELTMAMSKLHESLVAVAGKLQGVHSKVQQQKEQYLNFRKYVLKDNTNVFDDVKTNDKSLRNTIGRITSGPTPFSPGNRSFLSSTALNTAQATSYDARNPLASANFGELQHQSLLL
- the LOC122635121 gene encoding nuclear pore complex protein Nup58-like isoform X4; the encoded protein is MSSFTFGTPTITSSSSGFGFGTQSTSFTSTTPATGLTFGTSTPATTTGLTFGFGATPATSAPSQPATTLLGAGTVTTTATPNLFSTPTTSAPLFTGRNFGTPAQNTTLKGPLNTTPATGGLMFGTATSAPSLFGSISSGGLVGTKLTTTTTTTSTTSRGLGGLDVSVNNKGLSQGSNSPTAAKENLLPNELMQTIDKFKEFVKTQKVLSSDIARGSARPLNRCAEDTASLMEILTTLAGSVQRDRAFADKLKQDTAKALQNAEIAQRTNDTPPGLQYENNAPLLFFMELTENFEHDLMLFRSQIETTEKHIQTMMTPKTLTPQELTMAMSKLHESLVAVAGKLQGVHSKVQQQKEQYLNFRKYVLKDNTNVFDDVKTNDKSLRNTIGRITSGPTPFSPGNRSFLSSTALNTAQATSYDARNPLGEK
- the LOC122635121 gene encoding nucleoporin p58/p45-like isoform X3, with amino-acid sequence MSSFTFGTPTITSSSSGFGFGTQSTSFTSTTPATGLTFGTSTPATTTGLTFGFGATPATSAPSQPATTLLGAGTVTTTATPNLFSTPTTSAPLFTGRNFGTPAQNTTLKGPLNTTPATGGLMFGTATSAPSLFGSISSGGLVGTKLTTTTTTTSTTSRGLGGLDVSVNNKGLSQGSNSPTAAKENLLPNELMQTIDKFKEFVKTQKVLSSDIARGSARPLNRCAEDTASLMEILTTLAGSVQRDRAFADKLKQDTAKALQNAEIAQRTNDTPPGLQYENNAPLLFFMELTENFEHDLMLFRSQIETTEKHIQTMMTPKTLTPQELTMAMSKLHESLVAVAGKLQGVHSKVQQQKEQYLNFRKYVLKDNTNVFDDVKTNDKSLRNTIGRITSGPTPFSPGNRSFLSSTALNTAQATSYDARNPLGLAWI